A stretch of Miscanthus floridulus cultivar M001 chromosome 13, ASM1932011v1, whole genome shotgun sequence DNA encodes these proteins:
- the LOC136501504 gene encoding uncharacterized protein, with amino-acid sequence MEPDADEDYMGDLSRFLPPSPSSSTPPKNLGRRKQPPTQAQAQTRAKRGKGVPWQERRRQERERKQREEDARTMAGLAEAIPESNVGFRMLKQMGYDPESRGAAAEPVGIEIRRSRAGLGAEEHALTPATAVAPVEKSREVAERERRQQEEMAVELRSRKSTQWKGRRVVWDYRKAEKALAQLENREVEPPAPEGEEKEKGAEEEEEVITEEDLQNILSKLRDRYQYCLYCGCKYESPEALAKECPGPDEDDH; translated from the exons ATGGAGCCGGACGCCGACGAGGACTACATGGGCGACCTCTCCCGATTCCTCCCGCCGAGTCCGTCCTCCTCCACCCCGCCGAAGAACCTCGGGCGCCGGAAGCAGCCACCCACGCAAGCGCAGGCGCAGACGCGGGCGAAGCGCGGGAAGGGTGTGCCGTGgcaggagcggcggcggcaggagCGCGAGCGGAAGCAGCGGGAGGAGGACGCCCGCACGATGGCGGGGCTCGCGGAAGCCATCCCGGAGAGCAACGTAGGGTTCAGGATGTTGAAGCAGATGGGGTACGATCCCGAGTCCCGCGGCGCtgccgccgagccggtcggcatCGAGATCCGCCGCTCGCGGGCGGGGCTCGGGGCAGAGGAGCACGCGTTGACTCCGGCGACGGCAGTGGCGCCTGTGGAGAAATCGCGGGAGGTGGCGGAGCGGGAGCGGAGGCAGCAGGAGGAGATGGCGGTAGAGCTAAGGTCGCGGAAGAGCACGCAGTGGAAGGGCCGGAGGGTGGTTTGGGACTACCGCAAGGCCGAGAAGGCGCTCGCGCAGCTGGAGAACAGGGAGGTGGAGCCACCCGCACCggagggggaggagaaggagaaaggggcagaggaggaagaggaggtgatCACTGAAGAG GATTTGCAGAACATTCTGTCTAAGTTGCGTGACCGGTACCAGTATTGCCTTTATTGTGGATGCAAG TATGAATCACCAGAAGCGCTGGCAAAGGAATGCCCCGGCCCTGATGAGGATGACCATTGA